The Comamonas testosteroni genome contains the following window.
GGTGATTACGGATATGAGTATAAATGGAAAAATGCAGACGGTGGCACTACAACAGTCCGTATCCATAGGATAGATCCTTCAGCACCACCAGGCTACAATGCCAGTAAAGGATGGGTCGTCAGAATACTTGATGGTAAGAAGAGTATGGATGCGAGTGGGACTTATAACCCTCCTGGTGTATTTAATCCCAGCAGCCCACATTACAATTCAAAAACAAGTAATGACGTTCACATTCCGATAGAACAACCAACTAGGTTTCCCGGAGTTAACTGATGCCTGAAAATTATAATGATTTTTTAACAAAAAAATAAATGAAATACAGGATGGTATAGGTAAGAAAGAGACTGATGTGTTTGACTTAATTGGTTCTGTAAGGGATCTATTCTCGTCTCCTTATAATAATCATCCAATAGCCAGTGAAGGGATTATTGTAAAGCTATGGTGTTCATTGTTTGATGTTTTTATCGATGATACTGATTATGACAATCAATTTGATGCTCTGTCCACTATGAGCGATATTTTGATGTATGCAAAAAGGCAACACATTGAACTTAACTTGAACCCATTAAAAATGTGGAGGGAAAAGCATGACATTAATAGTACAACATCAGAGATATTAGAGTGTGCATGATGACATGCTACTTTGATAATATTCGGCTGCTAAACAAAGAGGCCAGCATTGCTGGCCTCTTTGAATATCTTACTCAGCGATTAGCGTGGCGCAAATCCCGCCACGGCCAGCACCGTCTGCAACTGATAGATCGCATCCCAGATCAGATAGGTCTCTTCCTCATTCATGGCACAAGCCCGCATGCCATCCCAGGTTAGCCGTTTGGTGAACTGTGCCAGTGCCCAGGCTTGATCGGGGGTGAGTTCCGGCTCGTTAATGATTATTGTCTTCATGTCTTTTCCCCCTCCGATAATTAGCCCGCTGTGCTGTACAGGATGTACGAATACCGCGAGCGCAGGGATGCGCAGGAGCGGCCTCCTGCACCATCAATCCATTAATAATCAGTGCCAGTTGTTGCTATGCCGCTTCCAACAGGTGCGCTATTGCTGGAAGAACACAGGTTAGAAGGGACCGTCACCCGTTATCAGTATGATCCCTGTGATCGTCCGGTCTCACGTTTCAGCACCCTGTGCCGGTGGCAGCGAGATTTGAATGTTTAGATTCCATACTCCCCCAGCAAAGCAGGCTTGCACCTGCTGGTTGATTCCACGGGCATCAAGTTTCTGGGTGAAGGCGAGTGGAAGTGCAAAAAGCACGGTGCTGAATACCGCCGTCAGTGGCGCAAGCTGCACATAGGCATTGATGCCGACACCTTGCAGATTCGAGCAATCTGCGTGACGAGCAATAACGTCAGTGATGCTTCGGTGCTATCAGACTTACTAGAGCAGTTACCGCCAGATGAAGCGCTCAAGAGCCTTACAGGCGATGGTGCCTACGACACACAGCCTGCCTACGAAGCGGTCGTCAGGCACGGCGCCATTGCCATCATTCCTCCGCGCAAGAATGCTCGAATCCGCAAGGGGGCTGTGTTTGGGTATCGCAATGCTGCGATTGACTCGTGCAGGCGGCTGGGTCGAAGCATCTGGAAGCGCTGGATTGGCTACCACCGGTGAAGCTTGGTGGAGACCAAGATGAACTGCATTAAACGATTGGGTGAACGAGTGATGTCTCGCACCTTTGAGCGCCAAGTCAACGAGCTGCAATCAGGGCAGCCATATTGAACCGATTCACTGAGCTGGGCAGTCCTCAGACGGCAGCCGTGGCCTAGCCACGGCCGGGTTTGGGGAGGCTCGCCTCAAACTTGATTTATGCAACAGCGCCCATTTTCACCGGAAACAAGCAGGCTGCCGGTAATTGAAAACTATCAAAAAAATAGCTGAAAGCGCTTGTTGTTCAAGCGTTTCCAGCCAATTTTTTCTAAAGTCCTTCAGTGTGCGCCGGCGGCCGCGTCGGCGCCTCCTGCGGCAGAGGCCGGGCGCTTGGTGAACCAGATCAGCACGATCAGGCTCAGGAACAGAAAGGACGATGCCAGAAAGATGTCGTCGGCGGCCCGCGTGAAGGCCTGCTGATCGATCAGCCGGTTGATCTGAGCATAGGCCTGCTCGGCACTCATGCCTGCTGCCTGCAGGTTTCTGACCGTGCTGGCAAACGTTCCCTGGCCCTGCACCAGCAGCTCGGTCAGATGCGCATGGTGCATGTAAGCCCGGCTTTCCCAGAGCGTGGTGGCAATCGAGGTGCCCATGGCGCCGGCCGTGATCCGCACGAAGTTGGACAGACCTGCGGCGGCAGGAATGCGGTCCGGCGTCAGTCCGCTCAGCGTGATGGTGGTCAGCGGAATGAAGAAGAAGGCCATGGCGCCGCCCTGGATCAGCGTGGGAATCAGGATATGGGCGAAGTCGGTCTCCACGGTGAACTTCGAGCGCATCCACAGCACCATGGCAAACACGATGAAGGCAATCGTGGCCATCTTGCGCGGGTCCCAGACACCGACCTTGCGGCCCACCATGGGCGTGAGCAGGATGGCCAGCAGGCCAACGGGCGCCAGGGCCAGGCCGGCCGAGGTGGAGGTGTAGCCCATCCATTGCTGCAGCCACAGCGGCAGCAGCACCACATTGCCGAAGAACAGACCATAGGCGATCGACAGCGCGATCGAGCCGGCCGCGAAGTTGCGCCTCTTGAACAGGCGCAGATCGACGACGGGATGGGCGTCGGTCAGCTCCCAGACCACGAACACGGCAAAAGCCACGACAGCGATCACCGCAAAGGCGATGATTTCATTGGAGGCAAACCAGTCCAGTTCCTTGCCCTTGTCCAGCATCAGCTGCAGCGCCGCCACCCAGAGCACGAGCAGGGACAGGCCCACGGTGTCGATAGGCAGCTTGCGGGTGGGCGTTTCGCGGTTGCGGTAGATGCTCCAGGTCATGAGGGCCGAGAGCAGGCCCACGGGCACGTTGATGTAGAAGATCCAGGGCCAGGAAATATTGTCCGTGATCCAGCCGCCCAGCAGCGGCCCCACCACGGGCGCGACCAGCGTGGTCACACCCCAGAGCGATAGCGCCACACCGGCCTTGGCGGGCGGATAGCTGGACAGCAGCAGAGTCTGCGACAGCGGAATCATGGGGCCGGCCACGGCGCCTTGCAGCACGCGGAACAGCACCAGCATCTCCAGCGACGAGGCAAAGCCGCAGAGCCAGGAGGTCAGCACGAACAGCAGCACGCTCATGGTGAACAGGCGCACGGCGCCGAAGCGCTGGGTGAGCCAGCCCGTCAGCGGCACGGAGATGGCATTGGCCACACCAAAGCTGGTGATGACCCAGGTGCCCTGGCTGGGGCTGACGCCCACATCGCCGGAGATGGCCGGAATGGCCACGTTGGCGATGGAGGAGTCCAGCACGTTCATGAAGGTGGCCAGCGATAGTGCCAGCGTGCCCAGGGCGAGCTGCGCGCCCTTGAGCGGGGCGATGGCTGGTGGCATGGGGCGGGCCGCCGGAGCCGGTGGCGAGGCGCCCGCACCGGGGTTGGCAGAGGTCGTGGAAGTCATGGCTGATTCCGCGTCTTATTGCGCAGGCTGGGCAGTGGGCTGGGCGGCAGCGGCCGGTGCCGGGGCGGGCAGATCGGCCAGCTGGGTCAGCGCAGGCAGCTTGTCGCCGGCGATGATGTGCTGGATGCGCTGCTCGGCCTGGGCCAGGCTGCCGTCATAGACGGTGGTCTGGGCCACGGGCTCGGTGCGCGGCGTGCTGGCCAGGGCCTGGCCATCCTTGTCGCGGATATCGACCTTCACGTCCATGGACAGGCCCACACGCAGCGGGTGCTGCTTGAGCGCTTCGGGCTCGAGGCTGATGCGCACGGGAACGCGCTGCACCACCTTGATCCAGTTGCCGGTGGCGTTCTGCGCGGGCAGCAGCGCAAACGCCGCACCCGTGCCCGCGCCCAGGCCCACGACCTTGCCTTCGTACGTGGTCTTGTCGCCGTAGACATCGGCGGTCAGCTCCACCTTCTGGCCCATGCGCAGATCGGCCAGCTGGCTTTCCTTGAAGTTGGCATCCACCCAGAGCTTGTGCAGATCGACCACGGTCAGCAGCGGCGAGCCGGCGGCCACGCGCTGGCCCAGCTGCACGCCGCGCTTGGCCACAAAACCGTCCACAGGGGCGATCAGCCGCGTGCGCTGCAGGGCCAGATAGGCCTCGCGCACCTTGGCTGCGGCCGCCATGACGGCAGGGAAGTCCTCGGCCGTCGTGCCCTTGGTCTGGGCTTCGGCGGCCGTTAGCTGGGCCTTGGCAGCGCGCACGGCGGCTTCGGCGGCCGCCACGGCGTTGCTGGCGGCCGTGGCCAGCGCCTTGGCATGGTCAAACTCTTCCTTGCCCACGGCGCCGGTGGCCGTGAGCGGGCGGCGGCGTGCCACATCGTCGTTGGCCTTGGCTGCATCGGCCTTGAGGCGCAGCAGATCGGCCTCGCGCTGGGCGACCTGGGCGGCCAGCGGGGCGTTGTTGGCATACAGGGTGCGGGTCTGGCGCGCGGTCTGGGCCAGCTGCGACTCGGCCTGGGCCAGTTGCACCAGATAGTCGGCAGGGTCCAGCTGCACCAGCAACTGGCCGGCCCGGACATAGTCGGTATCGTCGGCGCCGATGCTGATCACGGTGCCGCCGACCTGGGGCGTGATCTGCACCACATTGCCGGCCACATAGGCGTTGTCCGTGGTCTGGTAGTTGCGGGCCACCATCCAGTGCCAGCCGCCCCAGGCGATGGCGGCCACGGCGACCGCGGCCGCCACGATGGTCAGGCCCTTGCGGCGGCCCGCAGGGTTGGCGCTG
Protein-coding sequences here:
- a CDS encoding polymorphic toxin type 30 domain-containing protein, with translation MGLKCTLSGNKIKRVDGSELITIPGNAKVRKLTPPKGHTGDYGYEYKWKNADGGTTTVRIHRIDPSAPPGYNASKGWVVRILDGKKSMDASGTYNPPGVFNPSSPHYNSKTSNDVHIPIEQPTRFPGVN
- a CDS encoding DUF7706 family protein, encoding MKTIIINEPELTPDQAWALAQFTKRLTWDGMRACAMNEEETYLIWDAIYQLQTVLAVAGFAPR
- a CDS encoding DHA2 family efflux MFS transporter permease subunit, with amino-acid sequence MTSTTSANPGAGASPPAPAARPMPPAIAPLKGAQLALGTLALSLATFMNVLDSSIANVAIPAISGDVGVSPSQGTWVITSFGVANAISVPLTGWLTQRFGAVRLFTMSVLLFVLTSWLCGFASSLEMLVLFRVLQGAVAGPMIPLSQTLLLSSYPPAKAGVALSLWGVTTLVAPVVGPLLGGWITDNISWPWIFYINVPVGLLSALMTWSIYRNRETPTRKLPIDTVGLSLLVLWVAALQLMLDKGKELDWFASNEIIAFAVIAVVAFAVFVVWELTDAHPVVDLRLFKRRNFAAGSIALSIAYGLFFGNVVLLPLWLQQWMGYTSTSAGLALAPVGLLAILLTPMVGRKVGVWDPRKMATIAFIVFAMVLWMRSKFTVETDFAHILIPTLIQGGAMAFFFIPLTTITLSGLTPDRIPAAAGLSNFVRITAGAMGTSIATTLWESRAYMHHAHLTELLVQGQGTFASTVRNLQAAGMSAEQAYAQINRLIDQQAFTRAADDIFLASSFLFLSLIVLIWFTKRPASAAGGADAAAGAH
- a CDS encoding HlyD family efflux transporter periplasmic adaptor subunit, producing MTDTKPTQNAPQAPAAATPSANPAGRRKGLTIVAAAVAVAAIAWGGWHWMVARNYQTTDNAYVAGNVVQITPQVGGTVISIGADDTDYVRAGQLLVQLDPADYLVQLAQAESQLAQTARQTRTLYANNAPLAAQVAQREADLLRLKADAAKANDDVARRRPLTATGAVGKEEFDHAKALATAASNAVAAAEAAVRAAKAQLTAAEAQTKGTTAEDFPAVMAAAAKVREAYLALQRTRLIAPVDGFVAKRGVQLGQRVAAGSPLLTVVDLHKLWVDANFKESQLADLRMGQKVELTADVYGDKTTYEGKVVGLGAGTGAAFALLPAQNATGNWIKVVQRVPVRISLEPEALKQHPLRVGLSMDVKVDIRDKDGQALASTPRTEPVAQTTVYDGSLAQAEQRIQHIIAGDKLPALTQLADLPAPAPAAAAQPTAQPAQ